One genomic window of Leptotrichia shahii includes the following:
- a CDS encoding DNA polymerase, with protein MEYDKENPIFDGISHFYEHVEYEHNSEIDKKIDEIQVLKEKLTIEYEAQKKKAEEIALETQKTEKTKKIKDEKVYFEKNYGKVISWNDAYSMIEKMDKKVAIFENMLGLSICDEKTNIVLLDSELQDILQNGKQENVESGVQINLFSLSNNVDEKKDNKKNIENIYRLLSEKEIIAYNVKEYMKNGESEYFGYSVGGKTYGINNDRFGIKCTEYFDILLARYVLGTESLQEIEEIILDEFGVEIATFEEKFKKERRKKDFSDVSDDVICEFLSKRTFFIYKLETIFRNRLQNEQFLNIFDKLESRLIPVLAQMEETGIKIDKKYFSEFQNELEQKLSTLENEIHELANEKFNIDSPQQLGEVLFEKLQLPSGKKTKTGYSTNVEVLEMIANNGELTEDKRMIGKKLLEYRAYKKLLSTYIEPIPKLADKDDRIHTTFNQNGTSTGRLSSANPNLQNIPVRTDDGIRIRTGFVAKEGHSLISFDYSQIELRVLAELSKDRHLVQAYQDNQDLHNLTARKIFFKTEEDEISRHERSIAKVINFSILYGKTPFGLSKELGITVQEASQYITTYFEEYPRVRKFLDIVTETAKLHGFVETFYGTRRYISGINATNKNVQAQAVRMAVNTVVQGTAANIIKKVMIELYEEFKNDENIKMLLQVHDELIFEVRDEFAKEYMEKIEKIMEKTVKFKKVPLKANGSVAKNWGLLK; from the coding sequence TTGGAGTATGATAAGGAAAATCCGATTTTTGATGGAATTTCACATTTTTATGAGCATGTGGAGTACGAACATAATTCAGAAATAGATAAAAAAATTGATGAAATTCAAGTTTTAAAAGAAAAGTTGACAATAGAATATGAGGCTCAGAAGAAAAAGGCAGAAGAGATTGCATTAGAAACTCAGAAAACTGAAAAAACTAAGAAAATTAAAGATGAAAAAGTGTATTTTGAGAAAAATTATGGAAAAGTTATTAGCTGGAATGATGCTTATTCTATGATTGAGAAAATGGATAAAAAAGTGGCTATTTTTGAGAATATGCTTGGACTTTCCATTTGTGATGAAAAAACGAATATTGTGCTTTTGGACAGTGAACTTCAAGATATTTTGCAAAATGGAAAACAAGAAAATGTAGAATCTGGAGTACAAATTAACTTGTTTAGTTTAAGTAATAATGTTGATGAAAAGAAAGATAATAAAAAAAATATTGAAAATATTTATAGATTGCTAAGTGAAAAAGAAATTATCGCTTATAATGTGAAAGAATATATGAAAAATGGGGAAAGCGAGTATTTTGGATATTCTGTTGGCGGTAAAACTTATGGGATAAATAATGACAGGTTTGGAATAAAATGTACTGAATATTTTGATATTTTACTTGCAAGATATGTACTTGGGACAGAAAGTTTACAAGAAATTGAGGAAATAATTCTAGATGAGTTTGGTGTTGAGATTGCAACTTTTGAGGAAAAATTTAAGAAGGAGCGAAGAAAGAAGGATTTTAGCGATGTTTCAGATGATGTGATTTGTGAGTTTTTGTCAAAGAGAACGTTTTTTATTTATAAATTGGAAACAATTTTTAGAAACAGATTGCAAAATGAGCAATTTCTAAATATATTTGACAAGCTAGAAAGTCGATTAATACCAGTATTGGCACAAATGGAGGAAACGGGGATAAAAATTGATAAGAAATATTTCAGTGAATTTCAAAATGAACTTGAGCAAAAGTTAAGTACGCTTGAAAATGAGATTCACGAACTTGCCAATGAAAAATTTAATATTGATTCGCCACAACAATTAGGGGAAGTTTTGTTTGAAAAATTACAGCTTCCATCAGGCAAAAAGACAAAAACTGGATATTCAACAAATGTGGAAGTTCTGGAAATGATTGCTAACAATGGAGAATTGACAGAAGACAAACGGATGATTGGGAAAAAGTTGCTGGAATACAGGGCTTATAAGAAATTATTGTCAACTTATATTGAGCCAATTCCAAAACTGGCGGATAAAGATGACAGGATTCATACGACTTTTAACCAAAATGGAACATCTACTGGACGACTTTCATCGGCAAATCCAAATTTACAGAATATTCCTGTAAGAACAGATGATGGAATAAGGATTCGTACAGGTTTTGTTGCAAAGGAAGGGCATAGTTTGATTTCGTTTGACTATTCACAAATTGAATTGAGAGTTTTGGCGGAATTGTCAAAAGACAGGCATTTGGTGCAGGCGTATCAGGATAATCAGGATTTGCATAACCTGACAGCGAGAAAGATATTTTTCAAAACTGAAGAAGATGAAATTTCACGGCACGAGAGAAGTATTGCAAAAGTAATTAATTTTAGTATTCTTTATGGGAAAACACCGTTTGGACTGTCAAAGGAACTGGGGATTACGGTTCAGGAGGCTTCTCAATATATTACAACATATTTTGAGGAATATCCGAGAGTCAGAAAATTTTTGGATATTGTGACAGAAACGGCTAAACTTCATGGTTTTGTGGAAACTTTTTATGGTACGAGAAGATATATTAGCGGAATTAATGCGACAAATAAAAATGTACAGGCACAGGCTGTAAGAATGGCGGTAAATACTGTTGTTCAGGGAACGGCGGCAAATATTATAAAAAAAGTTATGATTGAACTTTATGAGGAATTTAAAAATGATGAAAATATCAAAATGCTTCTTCAAGTTCACGATGAACTGATTTTTGAAGTTCGTGATGAATTTGCTAAGGAATATATGGAAAAAATTGAAAAAATTATGGAAAAAACGGTTAAATTTAAGAAAGTTCCATTAAAAGCTAATGGAAGTGTAGCTAAAAATTGGGGATTATTGAAATAA
- the rpmA gene encoding 50S ribosomal protein L27: protein MLLKLNLQLFASKKGQGSTRNGRDSNPKYLGVKKYDGEAVKAGNIIVRQRGSKFYAGTNAKLGKDYTLFALTDGYVKFEKFGKGKKRVSIYPERAEA, encoded by the coding sequence ATGTTATTAAAATTAAACTTACAGTTATTTGCCTCAAAAAAAGGACAAGGATCAACTAGAAATGGTAGAGACTCTAATCCTAAATATTTAGGAGTAAAAAAATATGATGGAGAAGCTGTAAAAGCAGGAAACATCATTGTAAGACAAAGAGGAAGTAAATTTTATGCTGGAACTAATGCAAAATTAGGAAAAGATTATACTTTATTCGCATTAACTGATGGATATGTAAAATTTGAAAAATTTGGAAAGGGTAAAAAAAGAGTAAGCATTTATCCTGAAAGAGCAGAAGCATAA
- a CDS encoding basic amino acid ABC transporter substrate-binding protein has product MKKIFLVLALLIFGIMSCGKKDNGEKKLRVGLNAVFAPFEYVENGKITGFDIDMINEIGKNLGYKIEIMDQSFDGLIPSLKAGKIDIIVSGMSSTEQRKKSVDFTDDYFISKETYLRKKGNNSVTPNSLSGKKIGVQLGTIQEIEARAIKGATVVPNESTVNIILDLKAGKIDAIILEKAVATEYMKKNPEMEIFDEKPASIGMAMAIDKGKNPELIKQINAELKKMRENGKYDELIKKYGLENSQK; this is encoded by the coding sequence ATGAAAAAAATATTTTTAGTGTTGGCATTGTTAATTTTTGGGATTATGTCGTGTGGAAAAAAGGACAATGGTGAGAAAAAATTAAGAGTTGGGTTAAATGCGGTTTTTGCTCCATTTGAATATGTTGAAAATGGAAAAATAACAGGATTTGATATCGATATGATTAATGAAATTGGGAAAAATCTTGGATATAAAATTGAAATTATGGATCAGTCATTTGATGGACTTATTCCATCATTAAAGGCAGGGAAAATTGATATTATTGTTTCTGGAATGAGTTCAACTGAACAAAGAAAAAAATCAGTTGATTTTACAGATGATTATTTTATTTCTAAAGAAACTTATTTGAGAAAAAAAGGTAATAATTCAGTTACTCCAAATAGCTTAAGTGGTAAAAAGATTGGAGTACAGTTAGGGACAATTCAAGAAATTGAAGCAAGAGCCATTAAAGGTGCTACAGTTGTGCCAAATGAAAGTACTGTAAATATAATTTTAGATTTAAAGGCAGGGAAAATTGATGCAATTATTTTAGAAAAGGCAGTTGCTACTGAATATATGAAAAAAAATCCAGAAATGGAAATTTTTGATGAAAAACCTGCTTCAATTGGAATGGCAATGGCTATTGATAAGGGAAAAAATCCAGAATTGATAAAACAAATAAATGCTGAACTGAAAAAAATGAGAGAAAATGGAAAATATGATGAATTAATCAAGAAATATGGTTTAGAAAATAGTCAAAAATAA
- a CDS encoding type II toxin-antitoxin system RelE family toxin: MSHNLKGYWKYKPLKSYRIVVEIQDDKLIVLAVEIEHRSKVYSILNKLKKSFLK, from the coding sequence TTGAGCCATAATTTAAAAGGATATTGGAAGTACAAACCATTAAAAAGTTACAGGATAGTAGTTGAAATACAAGATGATAAATTGATAGTTTTAGCTGTTGAAATAGAGCATAGAAGTAAAGTATATTCGATTTTAAATAAATTAAAAAAATCATTTTTAAAATAA
- a CDS encoding P-II family nitrogen regulator, with protein MKKIEVIIRSDKLEDLKDALTKAKIRGMTVSQVLGHGNQKGYAESFRGQKITPTLLAKLKIEIITQDDNVERLVDIIIDAVYTGEVGDGKIFIFPIDDVIRIRTRERGKDAL; from the coding sequence ATGAAAAAAATAGAAGTAATAATTCGTTCTGACAAATTGGAAGATTTAAAAGATGCATTAACAAAAGCCAAAATAAGAGGAATGACAGTAAGTCAAGTATTAGGACATGGAAATCAAAAAGGCTATGCAGAAAGTTTTCGTGGACAAAAAATTACACCGACATTACTTGCAAAATTAAAAATAGAAATAATAACACAGGATGATAATGTTGAAAGGCTAGTAGATATTATAATAGATGCCGTTTATACAGGAGAAGTTGGTGATGGAAAAATATTTATTTTTCCAATAGATGATGTAATTAGAATCAGAACGAGAGAAAGAGGAAAGGACGCATTATAA
- a CDS encoding ammonium transporter → MDTANIVFVLFSSALVFLMTLGLAFFYGGL, encoded by the coding sequence ATGGATACAGCAAATATCGTTTTTGTTTTATTTTCATCAGCATTGGTGTTTTTAATGACTTTAGGACTAGCATTTTTTTATGGAGGTCTGTGA
- a CDS encoding amino acid ABC transporter ATP-binding protein → MIKIKDLKKKYGNLEVLKGISTVIKEGEVISIIGPSGSGKSTFLRCINRLEEPTSGEIIINNKNILERGADINKIREEIGMVFQHFNLYPHKTVLENITLGPIRLKKISKPKAEQLAMELLEKVGLADKRDAYPNKLSGGQKQRVAIARALAMNPKIILFDEPTSALDPEMIGEVLEVMRELAHAGMTMIVVTHEMGFAKNVANRVFFMDGGYILEDAKPAELFENPKTERAKEFLDKVLNH, encoded by the coding sequence ATGATAAAAATAAAGGATTTAAAGAAAAAATACGGAAATTTAGAAGTTCTGAAGGGAATTAGCACAGTAATAAAAGAAGGAGAGGTAATTTCCATCATCGGACCATCTGGAAGTGGAAAATCAACTTTTTTACGTTGTATAAATAGGCTTGAAGAGCCAACTTCTGGAGAAATTATAATAAATAATAAAAATATTTTGGAACGTGGAGCAGATATAAACAAAATTAGAGAGGAAATTGGAATGGTGTTTCAGCACTTTAACCTATATCCACATAAAACAGTACTGGAAAATATTACTTTAGGTCCGATTAGGCTAAAAAAAATATCAAAACCAAAAGCTGAACAATTAGCAATGGAATTACTTGAAAAAGTAGGGCTTGCTGATAAAAGAGATGCCTATCCCAATAAATTATCTGGCGGTCAAAAACAAAGGGTAGCGATAGCAAGGGCATTAGCGATGAATCCAAAAATAATTTTGTTTGATGAGCCAACTTCAGCACTTGATCCTGAAATGATAGGAGAAGTTTTAGAAGTTATGAGAGAACTTGCACATGCGGGGATGACAATGATAGTGGTAACACATGAAATGGGATTTGCAAAAAATGTAGCAAATAGAGTGTTTTTCATGGATGGAGGATATATTCTGGAAGATGCAAAGCCTGCTGAATTATTTGAAAATCCAAAGACTGAAAGGGCAAAGGAATTTTTAGATAAAGTGTTAAATCATTAA
- a CDS encoding 5'-3' exonuclease, translating to MKKEKRTVKLKRAVILDTSAIMYRSHFALMGMKNSSGMSTGATFGFINTLENVIREFKPDYLVACLDVKRDELERTEELETYKAHRESMPEELVMQIDTIMKVLDGYRIPKYKKAGQEADDVIATFATKFSNDADEQIEVFVITGDKDLAQLVDGKINIALLGKGDKNSAFKHIKTDEDVVEYLGVTPDKIPDLFGLMGDKSDGIPGVTGIGPKNGVKLITAYGNLEGIYENIEEIKGKQKEKLLTDKENAFISRELATVKRELDVEYDKNKLKFEEKDFDSLLKLYEELDFKRFSKAVEEEKERFLQNGNQKELTEEEKLVLEKNKKIAEEKLEKRDLKEKKLKSRNWSMIRKIRFLMEFHIFMSMWSTNIIQK from the coding sequence ATGAAAAAAGAAAAGAGGACAGTTAAGTTGAAAAGAGCGGTTATATTGGATACGAGTGCGATTATGTATAGAAGCCATTTTGCATTAATGGGAATGAAAAATAGCAGCGGAATGTCTACTGGAGCTACATTTGGTTTTATTAATACTTTAGAAAATGTGATTAGGGAGTTTAAACCTGATTATTTAGTGGCTTGTCTGGATGTGAAAAGGGACGAGTTAGAGAGAACTGAAGAACTGGAGACTTATAAAGCACATAGGGAAAGTATGCCAGAAGAGCTTGTTATGCAAATTGATACTATTATGAAGGTTTTGGATGGATATAGGATTCCCAAATATAAGAAGGCTGGACAGGAAGCGGATGATGTTATTGCCACCTTCGCTACAAAATTTTCTAATGATGCTGATGAACAAATTGAGGTTTTTGTAATAACTGGAGATAAGGATTTGGCACAGCTTGTGGATGGCAAAATTAATATTGCTTTGCTTGGAAAAGGGGATAAAAATTCTGCATTTAAGCATATAAAGACTGATGAAGATGTGGTTGAGTATTTGGGAGTTACACCTGATAAGATTCCTGACTTATTTGGGCTTATGGGAGATAAGTCGGATGGGATTCCAGGAGTTACGGGGATTGGTCCTAAAAATGGTGTGAAACTTATTACAGCTTATGGAAACTTGGAAGGAATTTATGAAAATATTGAGGAAATAAAAGGGAAACAGAAAGAAAAATTACTGACTGATAAGGAAAATGCCTTTATAAGTCGGGAACTTGCAACTGTGAAAAGGGAGCTTGATGTTGAATACGATAAAAATAAATTGAAATTTGAGGAAAAGGATTTTGACAGCCTTTTGAAACTTTATGAAGAGCTTGATTTTAAAAGATTTTCTAAAGCTGTGGAAGAAGAAAAGGAAAGATTCTTGCAAAATGGAAATCAAAAGGAACTTACTGAAGAAGAGAAGTTAGTTTTAGAAAAAAATAAAAAAATTGCTGAAGAAAAATTGGAAAAGAGAGACTTGAAAGAGAAAAAGTTGAAAAGCAGGAATTGGAGTATGATAAGGAAAATCCGATTTTTGATGGAATTTCACATTTTTATGAGCATGTGGAGTACGAACATAATTCAGAAATAG
- a CDS encoding AzlD domain-containing protein, with translation MNNSEVFKVIAISALVTVSLRLLPLFVKIPKNPIMNKFFEALPYSVLVLMVFPDIFTSGGTSLYDIVKILIGMVAVTFLSLKKFGLGIIVSVSLVIIFLFDLLKIYL, from the coding sequence ATGAATAATTCTGAAGTTTTTAAAGTAATAGCCATTTCAGCATTGGTAACAGTGTCTTTAAGATTGCTGCCACTGTTTGTGAAAATTCCAAAAAATCCGATAATGAATAAATTTTTTGAGGCATTGCCATATTCGGTGCTGGTACTTATGGTATTTCCAGATATTTTTACTTCAGGTGGAACAAGTCTTTATGACATTGTGAAAATATTAATTGGAATGGTTGCAGTTACTTTTTTGTCGTTAAAAAAATTTGGACTTGGAATTATTGTTTCTGTGTCACTTGTTATAATATTTTTATTTGATTTATTGAAAATTTATCTGTAA
- a CDS encoding ribosomal-processing cysteine protease Prp: MIKIETQRQNGRITYFEIKGHADFSGYGEDVICAAVSSVGQMTINGLIETLKLEKKLKYVEKDGLISCDLKDSELTDEELEKADILIESMYSYLKAVARSYSDFVKLGDKIEDK; this comes from the coding sequence ATGATAAAAATAGAAACACAAAGACAAAATGGTAGAATAACATATTTTGAAATAAAGGGACATGCAGATTTTTCAGGATATGGAGAAGATGTAATTTGTGCAGCTGTTTCATCGGTGGGACAAATGACGATTAATGGGCTTATTGAAACTTTGAAACTTGAAAAAAAATTGAAGTATGTTGAGAAGGATGGGCTTATTAGCTGTGATTTGAAGGATTCTGAATTAACTGATGAGGAACTGGAAAAGGCGGATATTCTGATTGAATCAATGTATTCATATTTAAAGGCGGTTGCAAGAAGTTATAGTGATTTTGTGAAACTTGGGGATAAAATAGAAGACAAATAA
- the rplU gene encoding 50S ribosomal protein L21, producing MFAVIKTGGKQYKVEVGTVLKVEKLAADVDSDIEINEVLLVGEGENVTVGTPVVEGAKVVATVKSHGRADKKINFKYNKKTYYRKKGHRQSFTAIEIKSINA from the coding sequence ATGTTTGCAGTAATTAAAACAGGTGGAAAACAGTATAAAGTAGAAGTTGGAACTGTATTAAAAGTTGAAAAATTAGCGGCTGATGTTGATTCAGACATCGAAATTAATGAAGTTCTATTAGTTGGAGAAGGAGAAAACGTAACAGTTGGAACTCCAGTTGTAGAAGGAGCTAAAGTTGTAGCTACAGTTAAATCACATGGAAGAGCTGATAAAAAAATTAACTTTAAATATAACAAAAAAACTTACTACAGAAAAAAAGGACATAGACAATCATTTACAGCAATTGAAATTAAATCAATTAATGCATAA
- a CDS encoding SDR family NAD(P)-dependent oxidoreductase has translation MNRNIFITGATSGIGKETAYAFAKNGDNVILCARNLDKLKEIKADIDRKYGTNAYIFVLDVTKYNDVVKFTKKILEDVKKVDVLINNAGLALGLDKFQDYDIADIEQMINTNVKGLLYVTRQILPSMVANDEGHIINIGSTAGIYAYAGAAVYCATKSSVKVLSDGIRIDTIDKNIKVTTVQPGIVETNFSNVRFHGNMEQAKKVYEGVEALKPEDIANTILYIANQPKHVQISDITIMATNQATGFNIYRKK, from the coding sequence ATGAATAGAAATATTTTTATTACTGGTGCTACAAGTGGAATTGGTAAGGAAACTGCTTATGCATTTGCTAAAAATGGAGATAATGTAATTTTGTGTGCCAGAAATTTGGACAAGTTGAAGGAGATAAAGGCGGATATTGACAGGAAATATGGCACTAATGCATATATTTTTGTGCTTGATGTCACAAAGTATAATGATGTTGTGAAATTTACTAAAAAAATACTGGAAGATGTGAAGAAAGTTGATGTACTTATAAATAATGCAGGGCTTGCTCTAGGGCTGGACAAGTTTCAAGATTATGATATTGCGGATATTGAACAGATGATAAATACAAATGTGAAGGGGCTGTTGTATGTTACAAGACAGATTTTGCCTAGCATGGTTGCAAATGATGAAGGGCATATTATAAATATTGGATCGACTGCTGGAATTTATGCTTATGCAGGAGCTGCTGTGTATTGTGCTACAAAATCTTCTGTAAAAGTGTTGAGTGATGGGATTAGGATTGATACGATTGATAAAAATATAAAAGTTACAACTGTTCAGCCTGGAATTGTGGAAACTAATTTTAGCAATGTGAGATTTCATGGGAATATGGAGCAGGCTAAAAAGGTTTATGAAGGAGTTGAGGCACTAAAGCCTGAAGACATTGCAAATACGATACTTTATATTGCAAATCAGCCAAAACACGTGCAAATTTCAGATATTACAATAATGGCAACAAATCAGGCGACTGGATTTAATATTTATAGAAAAAAATAA
- a CDS encoding OmpA family protein produces MKKPTLVAVSSMVAMTVPLASEKITTAEMRKDIIRPNVADIQQDAKDVPTLDTPNPERSSSKTNSPEDNPDLITVILKDDGSGTKIVNDDKASSSQNSEKTQSQSEKESSLLNSQPEVFEIQKEPINNPERVQMSKSEIISLSSDELNFHKNSTDLKKESYPVLNDIKDYIERNDFLVSIIGYTDTSGMASYNKRLSLRRAEIVSSKLIELGLSKDRIVAIMGRGENNPAKSNETNGGRGKNRRVEFRFVKKGQV; encoded by the coding sequence ATGAAAAAACCAACATTAGTTGCAGTTTCTTCAATGGTGGCAATGACAGTACCTCTAGCTTCTGAAAAAATAACTACTGCTGAAATGCGAAAAGATATAATACGTCCAAATGTGGCGGATATACAGCAAGATGCAAAAGATGTTCCTACATTAGACACACCAAATCCTGAAAGATCATCCTCAAAAACTAATTCACCTGAAGATAATCCTGATTTAATAACAGTTATATTGAAAGACGATGGTAGCGGAACAAAAATTGTTAATGATGATAAGGCTTCGTCTTCACAAAATTCTGAAAAAACGCAGTCTCAATCTGAAAAAGAAAGTTCATTATTAAATTCACAACCTGAAGTCTTTGAAATTCAAAAAGAACCTATAAATAACCCTGAAAGAGTGCAAATGTCAAAATCAGAAATTATTTCTTTAAGTTCAGATGAGTTAAATTTTCATAAAAACAGTACTGACTTAAAAAAAGAGTCTTATCCTGTATTAAATGACATAAAAGATTATATTGAAAGAAATGATTTTCTTGTATCAATTATTGGATATACTGATACAAGTGGTATGGCTTCATATAATAAGCGATTGTCACTTAGAAGAGCTGAGATAGTTAGTTCAAAATTGATAGAATTAGGACTTTCAAAAGATAGAATAGTTGCAATAATGGGGCGTGGCGAAAATAATCCAGCTAAAAGCAATGAAACAAATGGAGGAAGAGGAAAAAATCGTAGAGTTGAATTTAGATTTGTAAAAAAAGGACAGGTTTAA
- a CDS encoding AzlC family ABC transporter permease: protein MTNTAKYLKGLKAGIGMGIAYIPFGLTVGLIAKNNGMYTIVTAAMSFGIYAGGSEAMLLKMVYEQHSTAIEVIISVFMINLRYLLLNLLIFRQLKSGTKLFEKILVGAGLTDETITYAVIQEERSPWYIIGLNTVPYLCYASSSVLGSLFGNMIPETFRASLSFILYSIYFSLLVMSLQKLPKFFEVVLYVIAAKLAFMYLPVLNMVSSGWAMILIMIGSSLIYAIRHRKDEIKENE, encoded by the coding sequence ATGACTAACACGGCAAAATATTTAAAAGGGCTAAAAGCTGGAATTGGAATGGGAATAGCTTATATTCCATTTGGATTGACAGTTGGACTAATTGCTAAAAACAATGGGATGTATACGATTGTTACGGCAGCAATGTCATTTGGGATTTATGCGGGCGGCTCGGAAGCAATGCTTTTAAAAATGGTATATGAACAGCATTCTACAGCAATAGAAGTTATAATTTCGGTATTTATGATTAATTTAAGATATTTGCTTTTAAATTTGCTAATTTTTAGGCAATTAAAAAGTGGAACAAAATTATTTGAAAAAATATTAGTTGGGGCAGGACTTACTGACGAGACAATAACTTATGCTGTTATACAGGAAGAGAGATCGCCTTGGTATATTATTGGATTAAATACAGTTCCTTATTTATGCTATGCTAGCAGTTCTGTACTTGGGTCACTTTTTGGAAATATGATACCAGAAACATTTCGTGCAAGTTTAAGTTTTATTTTATATTCAATATATTTCAGCCTGTTAGTAATGTCACTACAAAAACTGCCAAAATTTTTTGAAGTTGTACTTTACGTAATTGCAGCAAAATTGGCATTTATGTATTTGCCAGTCCTAAATATGGTAAGCAGCGGCTGGGCAATGATTTTAATTATGATAGGTTCAAGTTTGATATATGCGATAAGACATAGAAAGGATGAGATAAAAGAAAATGAATAA
- a CDS encoding amino acid ABC transporter permease, protein MEDLEKTRKIIKTTFFVAVVVITVLLVFPHDMKPKEWEIYASSYFVTTLGLTVVGAAIGILFGMFLAFLKFQKTGNEVFNMIKDAVIDEYVDIMRGTPMMLQLLTLSFVIVIFNNYWVAAIALGLNSAAYVEETIRSGIESIDKGQMEAARATGMPYKMAMNEIIMPQAVKNILPALVNEFINLFKETSIVGYISVMDVTMNSKSLQAAYYSIKPILLTGVVYYVSVKLFSFIGKRLEMKLKEND, encoded by the coding sequence ATGGAAGATTTAGAAAAAACTAGAAAAATAATAAAAACAACATTTTTCGTAGCAGTAGTCGTGATTACAGTGCTTCTTGTGTTTCCTCATGATATGAAGCCTAAAGAATGGGAAATCTATGCAAGTAGCTATTTTGTGACTACTCTTGGGCTTACAGTTGTAGGTGCAGCTATTGGGATATTATTTGGAATGTTTTTAGCATTTTTGAAATTCCAAAAAACTGGAAATGAAGTTTTTAACATGATAAAAGATGCAGTTATTGATGAATATGTCGATATAATGCGTGGAACTCCAATGATGTTACAGTTATTGACACTTTCCTTTGTAATAGTAATTTTCAATAATTACTGGGTAGCTGCTATTGCTCTTGGACTTAATAGTGCAGCTTATGTTGAAGAAACAATCCGTTCAGGAATTGAAAGTATCGACAAAGGTCAGATGGAGGCTGCCAGAGCTACAGGAATGCCTTATAAAATGGCAATGAATGAAATTATAATGCCACAAGCTGTAAAAAATATTTTACCTGCTCTTGTGAATGAATTTATAAATTTGTTTAAAGAAACTTCTATTGTAGGATATATCAGCGTTATGGATGTTACAATGAACAGTAAAAGTTTGCAGGCTGCTTATTACAGTATAAAGCCTATACTGCTTACAGGTGTAGTTTACTATGTAAGTGTAAAATTATTCTCATTTATTGGGAAACGATTGGAGATGAAATTAAAGGAAAATGATTAG
- a CDS encoding basic amino acid ABC transporter substrate-binding protein yields MKKILIIVAMIIFGILSCGNKNSAGNKGTKKLVVGTDGVFPPFGYIEKGELVGFDIDLIKQIGKDLGYEIEMKVQPFDALIPSLKAGKLDAIISGMSATEERKKSVDFTDEYYKSTQMFLKKKGNNKITSIESLAGKKIGVQLGTIQELEARKIKNANVVTNDATINLILDLKNGKTDAVILENIVAKEFIKKNPDIEVFYEEKLPYGMAIAFNKGKNTEIIKKINEDLKKLKENGKYDELVKKYGLEIKKD; encoded by the coding sequence ATGAAAAAAATATTAATAATAGTTGCAATGATAATTTTCGGAATTTTATCTTGTGGAAATAAGAATAGTGCTGGTAATAAGGGAACAAAAAAACTTGTGGTAGGAACGGATGGAGTATTTCCTCCATTTGGATATATTGAAAAGGGAGAGCTTGTCGGATTTGATATTGATTTAATAAAACAAATTGGAAAGGATTTGGGATATGAAATTGAAATGAAAGTTCAGCCATTTGATGCTCTTATTCCATCATTAAAGGCAGGGAAATTAGACGCAATTATCTCTGGAATGAGTGCAACTGAAGAACGTAAAAAATCAGTTGACTTTACAGATGAATATTACAAGTCAACACAGATGTTTCTTAAAAAGAAAGGAAATAATAAAATTACTTCAATAGAAAGTTTAGCTGGTAAAAAAATTGGAGTTCAATTGGGGACAATTCAAGAATTAGAAGCTAGAAAAATAAAAAATGCAAATGTTGTGACAAACGATGCAACTATTAATTTGATACTGGATTTAAAAAATGGTAAAACAGATGCGGTAATTTTGGAAAATATTGTTGCAAAGGAATTTATTAAAAAAAATCCTGACATAGAAGTTTTTTATGAAGAAAAATTGCCTTATGGCATGGCAATTGCTTTTAATAAAGGGAAAAATACAGAAATCATTAAGAAAATAAATGAAGACTTAAAAAAGTTAAAGGAAAATGGGAAATATGATGAATTAGTTAAAAAATATGGTTTGGAAATTAAAAAAGATTAG